One window of the Triticum dicoccoides isolate Atlit2015 ecotype Zavitan chromosome 3B, WEW_v2.0, whole genome shotgun sequence genome contains the following:
- the LOC119281674 gene encoding acidic endochitinase-like, whose translation MAIPAKASSSFSMSCLLAAIILFSSASRSHGGSIAIYWGQNGNEGTLAETCSTGNYAFVNIAFLCSFGPAQETPQLNLAGHCDPYSNACTNLTADINLCQSKGVKVMLSIGGGARGYTLNSEQDAADLAKYIWDSFLGGSSAKRPLGAAVLDGVDFDIEGGNPDYYGALAAHLKAYGGKGGSKEVYLSAAPQCPFPDQWVGKALQTGLFDYVWVQFYNNPPCQYVQGDTANLMDSWKQWTSGVHAKYIFLGLPAARAAAGSGFIPAGSLESQVLPALKGSSKYGGVMLWSKFYDDQDGYSSAIKNAV comes from the exons ATGGCCATTCCAGCTAAAGCCAGCAGCTCCTTCTCCATGTCCTGCCTCTTGGCCGCCATTATCCTCTTCTCCTCGGCCTCACGGAGCCACGGCGGCAGCATCGCCATCTACTGGGGCCAGAACGGCAACGAGGGCACCCTGGCCGAGACCTGCAGCACCGGCAACTACGCCTTCGTCAACATCGCTTTCCTCTGCAGCTTCGGGCCGGCCCAGGAGACCCCGCAGCTCAACCTCG CTGGCCACTGCGACCCCTACTCCAACGCCTGCACCAACCTCACCGCTGACATCAACCTCTGCCAGTCCAAGGGCGTCAAGGTGATGCTCTCCATCGGCG GGGGCGCCCGCGGGTACACGCTCAACTCCGAGCAGGACGCGGCCGACCTGGCGAAGTACATCTGGGACAGCTTCCTCGGCGGGAGCTCAGCCAAGCGGCCGCTCGGCGCCGCCGTACTCGACGGCGTCGACTTCGACATCGAGGGAGGGAACCCGGACTACTACGGCGCCCTGGCGGCGCACCTCAAGGCCTACGGCGGCAAGGGGGGCAGCAAGGAGGTGTACCTGTCGGCGGCGCCGCAGTGCCCGTTCCCGGACCAGTGGGTCGGCAAGGCGCTCCAGACCGGCCTCTTCGACTACGTGTGGGTGCAGTTCTACAACAACCCGCCGTGCCAGTACGTGCAGGGGGACACGGCCAACCTCATGGACTCGTGGAAGCAGTGGACGTCGGGGGTCCACGCCAAGTACATCTTCCTCGGGCTgccggcggcgcgggcggccgcAGGGAGTGGGTTCATACCGGCGGGGAGCCTGGAGTCGCAGGTGCTCCCGGCGCTCAAGGGCTCCAGCAAGTACGGAGGGGTGATGCTGTGGTCCAAGTTCTACGACGACCAGGACGGCTACAGCTCCGCCATTAAGAACGCCGTCTGA